The following proteins come from a genomic window of Halorussus halophilus:
- a CDS encoding DUF255 domain-containing protein, translated as MDESAEQTKVEWREWGPDAFTEAQDEDKPVLLSLSATWCSWCHQMDREAYSNPMVAANVNDSFVPVRVDIDRQPRVRERYNMGGFPSNVFATPEGELLTGATYLETDGMRQIVERIRDLWTHKGRDAARVPRSLREKPPEGEVTEEIERLVGGQLDEKYDADFGGWGDSQKFPMPRTIEFALKRERQQARSTLAAIQNALLDDYDGGFFRFAEGQDWSEVHHEKLLSTNAALVRAFAEGYLYTGEEEYHDAARQTVEYLTTTLWNDERDAFAGSQAPGEDYYERDPSDRETTESPPVDQTVFADWNAMAVDALLTFSAYTDDERARNYAERALDSLLDELVEDGEVTHFEAVAESDEASESGLLADHANLLAALTTAQQVLGGDRYLDVAERVADHAIETLQLDGGAFVDGPDSGPGMLDRPMRPLDDNAEMAIALVDLALLTGDEDYQTAAEDALAAFAGAADRFGVQVANYATAAARVCQTPLTIEVADDAGSDLHRAALRMADHEKVVVPDATSEDDTIEDGSAYVVRDGERSSPATTPDELSSLVADGV; from the coding sequence ATGGACGAAAGCGCCGAGCAGACCAAAGTCGAGTGGCGCGAGTGGGGCCCGGACGCCTTCACCGAGGCACAGGACGAAGACAAACCAGTCCTGCTCTCGCTGTCGGCGACGTGGTGTTCGTGGTGTCACCAGATGGACCGCGAAGCGTACAGCAACCCCATGGTCGCGGCGAACGTCAACGACTCGTTCGTCCCGGTTCGGGTAGACATCGACCGCCAACCCAGAGTTCGAGAGCGATACAACATGGGCGGCTTTCCGTCGAACGTCTTCGCGACGCCGGAGGGCGAACTGCTGACCGGAGCGACCTACCTCGAAACCGATGGCATGCGCCAGATAGTCGAGCGCATTCGTGACCTCTGGACGCACAAGGGCCGGGACGCCGCCCGCGTCCCGCGGAGCCTGCGCGAAAAACCGCCCGAGGGCGAAGTCACCGAGGAAATCGAACGTCTCGTCGGTGGCCAACTGGACGAGAAGTACGACGCCGACTTCGGTGGGTGGGGCGACAGTCAGAAGTTCCCCATGCCCCGGACCATCGAGTTTGCCCTGAAACGCGAGCGCCAGCAGGCACGCAGTACGCTCGCGGCGATTCAGAACGCGCTACTGGACGATTACGACGGCGGGTTCTTCCGCTTCGCGGAGGGCCAAGACTGGTCGGAGGTACACCACGAGAAACTGCTCTCGACGAACGCCGCGCTCGTTCGCGCGTTTGCCGAGGGTTACCTCTACACTGGCGAAGAGGAGTACCACGACGCCGCTCGACAGACGGTCGAGTATTTGACGACGACTCTCTGGAACGACGAGCGAGACGCCTTCGCTGGCAGTCAGGCACCCGGAGAGGACTACTACGAGCGCGACCCGAGCGACCGCGAGACCACGGAATCGCCACCTGTAGACCAGACGGTCTTCGCCGACTGGAACGCGATGGCCGTCGATGCGTTGCTGACGTTCTCTGCCTACACTGACGACGAACGCGCCCGCAACTACGCCGAACGCGCGCTGGACTCCCTGCTGGACGAACTGGTCGAAGACGGCGAAGTGACCCACTTCGAAGCAGTCGCTGAATCAGACGAAGCCAGCGAGTCCGGCCTGCTGGCCGACCACGCGAACCTGCTCGCAGCGCTGACGACCGCTCAGCAGGTCCTCGGCGGCGACCGATATCTCGACGTCGCCGAACGGGTCGCCGACCACGCAATCGAGACCCTGCAACTCGACGGTGGGGCGTTCGTGGACGGTCCCGATTCCGGGCCGGGGATGCTCGACAGGCCTATGCGACCGCTCGACGACAACGCCGAGATGGCCATCGCACTAGTGGACCTCGCCCTGCTGACCGGGGACGAGGACTACCAGACCGCGGCCGAGGACGCCCTCGCCGCGTTCGCGGGGGCGGCCGACCGTTTCGGGGTGCAGGTCGCAAACTACGCGACTGCCGCGGCCCGAGTGTGCCAGACGCCGCTGACCATCGAAGTCGCAGACGATGCCGGGTCGGACCTGCATCGGGCCGCACTCCGGATGGCCGACCACGAGAAGGTAGTCGTGCCCGACGCGACCAGTGAGGACGACACTATCGAAGACGGAAGTGCCTACGTCGTGCGCGACGGCGAGCGTTCCAGCCCTGCAACAACGCCCGACGAGTTGAGTAGCCTCGTCGCGGACGGAGTGTAG
- the mch gene encoding methenyltetrahydromethanopterin cyclohydrolase: MESLNRNALELADEALDFAEELDIGAVELDNGATVLDFGHDFDGGVEAGLLLAELQTAGLATVQSRLDEVAGAPIPTVELNADHPALALLCSQKAGWEVSTEDYEGLGSGPARALVAEEDEFARVGYADEFDFAVLSLESDDYPTESVAEHVADLTGVETSSIFLASVPTASVAGSVSIASRAAEMAVFRLSELGYDPLDVVSVTGSAPVAPVAGSEEAAIARTNDALAYGGRVHLTVREEFDRFDEIVSTANEEYGTPFADIFADADWDFYDVDESVFAPAQATVDVLGGDTYVLGERDEDLLAESFDL, encoded by the coding sequence ATGGAGAGTCTCAACCGGAACGCGCTCGAACTCGCCGACGAGGCACTCGACTTCGCCGAGGAGTTAGACATCGGAGCAGTCGAGTTGGACAACGGAGCCACGGTCCTCGACTTCGGCCACGACTTCGACGGCGGTGTCGAAGCAGGCCTGCTACTGGCAGAACTCCAAACTGCCGGGCTGGCGACCGTGCAGTCCCGACTGGACGAAGTCGCTGGCGCGCCCATCCCCACCGTCGAACTGAACGCCGACCACCCCGCGCTGGCACTGCTCTGCTCGCAGAAGGCTGGCTGGGAGGTCAGCACCGAAGACTACGAAGGACTCGGGAGCGGCCCCGCACGCGCACTCGTCGCCGAGGAAGACGAGTTCGCCCGCGTGGGCTACGCCGACGAGTTCGACTTCGCCGTGCTGTCGCTCGAAAGCGACGACTACCCGACCGAATCGGTCGCCGAACACGTCGCCGACCTCACCGGCGTGGAGACGAGTAGCATCTTCCTCGCGTCGGTACCGACCGCGAGCGTCGCGGGGAGCGTCAGCATCGCCTCCCGCGCTGCCGAGATGGCCGTCTTCCGCCTCTCCGAGTTGGGCTACGACCCGCTGGACGTGGTGAGCGTCACGGGGTCGGCACCGGTCGCTCCCGTCGCCGGGAGTGAGGAAGCCGCCATCGCGCGCACGAATGACGCGCTGGCTTACGGTGGGCGAGTTCACCTAACCGTCCGCGAGGAGTTCGACCGCTTCGACGAAATCGTCTCGACCGCAAACGAGGAGTACGGGACGCCGTTTGCCGACATCTTCGCCGACGCCGACTGGGACTTCTACGACGTAGACGAGAGCGTCTTCGCACCAGCGCAGGCGACAGTGGACGTGCTGGGCGGCGATACGTACGTCCTCGGCGAACGCGACGAAGACCTGTTGGCCGAGAGTTTCGACCTCTAA
- a CDS encoding MTH1187 family thiamine-binding protein, with translation MTAIALLSVAPVTEESMAGEVAKAVAALDDFDVSYETNPMGTVIEADTVDELFAAAQAAHEAVDGDRVSTFLKIDDKRTREQRAQDKVDAVEEALGREAKRER, from the coding sequence ATGACCGCAATCGCACTGCTCAGCGTCGCCCCAGTCACCGAAGAGAGTATGGCCGGAGAAGTCGCCAAGGCCGTCGCCGCGCTGGACGACTTCGACGTGTCCTACGAGACGAACCCCATGGGCACCGTCATCGAAGCCGACACCGTGGACGAACTGTTCGCCGCCGCGCAGGCGGCTCACGAAGCAGTTGACGGGGACCGCGTGAGTACGTTCTTGAAGATTGACGACAAGCGCACGCGCGAGCAACGCGCGCAAGACAAAGTCGATGCCGTCGAGGAGGCGCTCGGTCGGGAGGCGAAACGGGAGCGATAG
- a CDS encoding S8 family serine peptidase — protein MTGEPTRSSSRAVMAVLVSTLLLSGAVAPAIGFEDTTPTESSKLIESETLDVHGSHPATLSDARVSTLSENGSQSSDSGGETTAATNQSTIPENATTERVTLITGQTVTVVETDNGTEYRVSSDEQMRKVSTGNATYVFPVGVDFSKFDRQLFDVDFLRSQNLADDETDTLPIIVSEAERDHFFVASSSDTGGMLDSVAGTDRRATLDSIDAAAGAIDKGHSKAAYADLAADDSIEQVSLDVKYKLDLQSTDEAVSASSARQTYGVSGNDMKIAIVDSGIDESHPAIDRVVDQRDFTDDTPNTAPDPRGHGTHVAGIVASDNETYTGMAPNASLMDVRVLNSQGWGYTSWIISGIEYATNNNADVISMSIGGQVNYARSNDRYTEAVNAAVENGTLVVTSAGNSGPGYGTVNTPGIQSKALTVGATDASDGDVAWFSSRGPTPYGHYLKPNVLAPGVGVMSTASSDAGYDRSFVGYSGTSMSTPAVSGVAALLLEKHPNWSPERVKSVLTTTADPLDSEDVYTQGAGEINASDALATDLVVSSGTIDFGTFGNDTTSSRNVTVRNLGDSDVTLSPSATATAIESGANAHVTLNESKLTVPAGGKAHLNLTVYTNTTTGVYSGRLSLGEGHSTIFGFVRANEVTVEKSGLDGTSTEGDFVWLFADELGTFDTVGQQGLDQLNGSSTTYHVLGSGEYHVISDGIQEQTEQPIVISKTVTVDGDEQVTLDESNTVTYELDTSKLNAANDHSSLSTRSVEVNYVEETSYGDYGASITNPFADSTAVRFSQSSTLDAAVERLLVPSSAMGTEDNFSAATMYHFVHKVDGVSDSRTTTVDPTELVAKNMTYYRTTRGESYNVTMTAEGVTWFDSSFQYSVTDGIGDRRQQTIYLNDGIASHGVGATSEVGATTPWQLSTSYTGYYGTEFGGYESTLNQHPYVGDAYFNVLDDGDVYYYVAPQVGQGSRDFEDGASDRVRLSLNGTTEIEKTFTDDSAFGIESLDPAPDTEIELTAIGNNGATQLSTRTVTTYTGTYVPGEDYQPPNVKSVEVTGMSANSTVGERLHVIFSTDGDATDATMQVGNNAAVVPFGNDTNNWKSASVERIYDSTDTNAYKATFNVSESFGELTGTLDLAVRAADERGSTVEATTFDAVRVDARDPTMDLTGLGTSDFPAAPDGPVYTNDTVTAAVTANGTPGDARFVAVVLSANFTNYRVGKLAETTDGTDWSVTENLSDLPDDGNYTVELVGVDRHWNVNRTTTNTTVVLDRTAPDLGATITQVNSSTGKVVVSANERLDSISDVRVGKPDGSNVTVTLTKNGDVWEGTFSRTETGGTYNATVNGTDLAGNTGTANSTAEMRTVSTTDREVTVVLEKSGLFIKFRTNKSINDTVTITESRSALAPLSRNLAGLNFLNGELGSKLDANLDNATIGIPVDDASLPPGIARKDVNIRYYNESANGNAGTWEVQDTSVRNVTVDGKKDTYWVTNVTHFSTYGAVVDDDDAPTLDRKTLDGTTLDWGTSHASVEFNYSDTISGVNTSAVEVYFDGTEVTSDSKTNVTSEFVRYNATGLSSGTYTARVEVTDEAGNAVNYTSSFSVETDDASPTVLGTVPDGEIPASDDPTTLTVDIADDVSGVATSAVRVRFDGVDVTGNSFVSDRQVSYTPPASLASGSTHTLEVFLEDAAGNGEWHTFEFTVAEKSSGGSGGGGGGGANVPPPSVLVEVTELTQDHATIRIASARSGSPARAQLPDGFGAGTATFESLRVTPKSSEALPRFILDAETATSPPDSVTAFDAASESLGYVTVTPEYIADKEIDELRVRFAVPTGETAAPENVALYRYDAGSWTKLDTTFVETSDGSHVYRAAASSTGTYAVGLQTPSFEVRDASLDATSVATGESVTVSATVENVGDGAGTYTAELNVDGNVVATKSVELGVGETTTVEFDRAFAAGEHEIVVGDTSAGALSVAGETNTTTGDDDESAGEDESNTGENNGSIPGFGVPVTLGALVALALLARRRSP, from the coding sequence ATGACAGGCGAACCAACTCGCAGTTCGAGTCGGGCAGTGATGGCAGTTCTCGTCTCTACACTTCTTCTCAGTGGTGCCGTCGCTCCCGCTATCGGCTTCGAAGACACGACGCCGACGGAGAGCTCGAAACTTATCGAATCTGAGACACTCGACGTGCACGGTAGTCATCCCGCGACGCTCTCAGACGCACGCGTTTCGACGCTCTCTGAGAACGGGTCACAGTCGAGTGACTCCGGCGGCGAGACGACGGCGGCGACGAACCAATCGACCATACCGGAGAACGCGACGACCGAACGAGTGACCCTCATCACGGGTCAGACCGTGACTGTCGTCGAAACCGACAACGGAACGGAGTACCGGGTCTCCAGCGACGAACAGATGCGAAAGGTCTCGACGGGCAACGCGACGTATGTCTTCCCCGTCGGTGTCGATTTCTCGAAGTTCGACAGACAGCTGTTCGACGTCGATTTCCTCCGGTCACAGAACCTCGCCGACGACGAAACCGACACTCTCCCTATCATCGTCAGTGAGGCCGAGCGCGACCACTTCTTCGTCGCTAGCAGTTCCGACACCGGCGGAATGCTCGATTCGGTCGCCGGAACCGACCGGCGCGCGACGCTCGACAGTATCGACGCCGCGGCCGGAGCCATCGACAAGGGCCACTCGAAGGCAGCGTACGCCGACCTCGCGGCCGACGACAGCATCGAGCAGGTCTCGCTCGACGTGAAGTACAAACTCGACCTCCAGTCCACCGACGAGGCAGTCTCCGCGTCGAGCGCACGCCAGACGTACGGCGTCAGCGGCAACGACATGAAAATCGCCATCGTTGACAGCGGTATCGACGAATCGCATCCCGCCATCGACCGCGTCGTGGACCAGCGAGACTTCACGGACGACACGCCGAACACGGCTCCGGACCCGCGCGGCCACGGGACGCACGTCGCAGGCATCGTCGCCAGCGACAACGAGACGTACACCGGGATGGCCCCGAACGCGAGTCTCATGGACGTTCGCGTGTTGAACTCGCAGGGTTGGGGCTACACCTCGTGGATAATCAGCGGCATCGAGTACGCGACCAACAACAACGCCGACGTCATCAGCATGAGCATCGGTGGACAGGTCAACTACGCGCGGTCCAACGACCGCTACACAGAGGCGGTGAACGCCGCCGTCGAGAACGGGACGCTGGTCGTGACTTCCGCCGGAAACAGCGGCCCGGGCTACGGAACCGTGAACACGCCCGGCATCCAATCGAAGGCGCTCACGGTCGGTGCGACCGACGCCAGTGACGGTGACGTGGCGTGGTTCTCCTCGCGCGGGCCGACGCCGTACGGCCACTATCTCAAGCCGAACGTCCTCGCGCCGGGCGTGGGCGTGATGAGTACCGCGTCGAGCGACGCAGGGTACGACCGCTCCTTCGTCGGCTACAGCGGCACGAGTATGTCCACGCCTGCGGTCAGTGGTGTCGCGGCGCTGTTGCTCGAAAAGCACCCGAACTGGTCGCCCGAGCGCGTCAAGAGCGTCCTCACGACGACCGCAGACCCGCTCGACTCGGAGGACGTGTACACGCAGGGTGCTGGCGAGATAAACGCCTCCGACGCGTTAGCGACGGACCTCGTCGTCTCGTCCGGCACGATAGACTTCGGAACGTTCGGTAACGACACGACGTCCTCTCGGAACGTGACGGTGCGAAATCTCGGAGACTCGGATGTGACGCTCTCACCCTCCGCGACCGCGACGGCTATCGAGAGCGGAGCGAACGCGCACGTGACGCTCAACGAGTCGAAACTCACCGTTCCGGCGGGCGGCAAAGCGCACCTCAACCTGACGGTGTACACGAACACGACTACCGGCGTGTACTCAGGGCGACTCTCGCTCGGCGAGGGTCACTCGACCATCTTCGGGTTCGTCCGCGCGAACGAAGTGACCGTCGAGAAGAGCGGTCTGGACGGAACGTCCACCGAGGGCGATTTCGTGTGGCTGTTCGCCGACGAACTCGGCACGTTCGACACGGTCGGTCAGCAGGGACTCGACCAACTCAACGGCTCTTCGACCACGTACCACGTCTTGGGAAGCGGCGAGTACCACGTCATCTCGGACGGCATTCAGGAGCAGACCGAACAACCGATAGTCATCTCGAAGACGGTGACCGTCGATGGCGACGAACAAGTCACGCTCGACGAGTCGAACACCGTCACCTACGAGTTGGACACCTCGAAGCTCAACGCGGCAAACGACCACAGTTCGCTTTCGACGCGAAGCGTGGAAGTGAACTACGTCGAGGAGACTTCGTACGGCGACTACGGCGCTAGCATCACGAACCCGTTCGCCGACTCCACGGCTGTTCGATTCAGTCAGAGTTCGACCCTCGACGCCGCCGTCGAACGATTGTTGGTGCCAAGTTCCGCGATGGGCACCGAGGACAACTTCAGTGCCGCGACGATGTACCACTTCGTCCACAAGGTCGATGGCGTCAGCGACAGTCGAACGACGACCGTCGATCCGACCGAACTCGTGGCCAAGAACATGACCTACTATCGAACGACTCGAGGTGAGTCGTACAACGTTACGATGACGGCCGAAGGAGTCACCTGGTTCGACTCGTCGTTCCAGTACAGCGTCACGGACGGCATCGGTGACCGCCGCCAACAGACTATCTATCTGAACGACGGTATCGCGTCGCACGGCGTCGGTGCGACTTCCGAAGTGGGGGCGACGACCCCGTGGCAACTCAGCACGTCGTACACGGGCTACTACGGGACCGAATTTGGAGGTTACGAGAGTACGCTGAACCAACATCCGTACGTCGGCGACGCGTACTTCAACGTCTTAGACGATGGCGACGTCTACTACTACGTTGCGCCGCAAGTCGGGCAAGGTTCGCGCGACTTCGAAGACGGAGCGTCCGACCGAGTTCGACTCAGTCTGAACGGCACGACGGAGATCGAGAAGACGTTCACGGACGATTCAGCGTTCGGAATCGAATCACTCGACCCTGCGCCCGACACCGAAATTGAACTCACTGCCATCGGGAACAACGGCGCGACGCAGCTCTCGACCCGGACGGTGACGACGTACACCGGGACGTACGTCCCCGGCGAAGATTATCAGCCACCGAACGTGAAGTCGGTCGAGGTCACTGGAATGTCGGCGAACAGTACTGTCGGCGAACGACTGCACGTCATCTTCTCGACGGACGGTGACGCGACCGATGCGACGATGCAGGTCGGCAACAACGCCGCCGTCGTCCCGTTCGGCAACGACACGAACAACTGGAAGTCGGCGTCCGTCGAACGCATCTACGATTCGACGGACACGAACGCCTACAAAGCGACGTTCAACGTCAGCGAGTCCTTCGGCGAACTCACTGGCACGCTCGACCTCGCTGTCCGCGCAGCTGACGAGCGAGGCAGCACGGTCGAAGCGACGACCTTCGACGCCGTTCGCGTGGACGCTCGTGACCCGACGATGGACCTCACTGGACTCGGCACGAGCGACTTCCCGGCAGCCCCAGACGGCCCTGTTTACACGAACGACACGGTGACCGCGGCGGTCACCGCAAACGGGACGCCCGGAGACGCTCGCTTCGTCGCCGTGGTGTTGTCGGCTAACTTCACCAACTACCGGGTCGGCAAACTCGCAGAGACGACGGACGGAACCGACTGGTCCGTGACCGAGAACCTGAGCGACCTCCCAGACGACGGGAACTACACCGTCGAACTCGTCGGCGTGGACCGCCACTGGAACGTCAACCGGACCACGACGAACACCACCGTCGTCCTCGACCGAACGGCCCCTGACCTCGGTGCGACCATCACGCAGGTCAATTCCTCGACCGGGAAAGTCGTCGTCTCGGCCAACGAGCGACTCGATTCCATCTCGGACGTTCGCGTCGGCAAGCCAGACGGCTCTAACGTCACGGTCACGCTGACGAAGAACGGCGACGTCTGGGAGGGAACGTTCTCGCGGACCGAGACCGGCGGGACGTACAACGCCACGGTGAACGGGACGGACCTCGCGGGCAACACCGGCACGGCCAACTCGACCGCGGAGATGCGGACGGTCTCGACGACGGACCGCGAAGTCACCGTCGTCTTGGAGAAGTCCGGCCTGTTCATCAAGTTCCGAACCAACAAGTCCATCAATGACACCGTCACCATCACCGAGAGTCGGTCGGCGCTCGCGCCGCTCTCGCGGAACCTCGCGGGATTGAACTTCCTGAACGGCGAACTCGGCTCGAAACTGGACGCGAACCTCGACAACGCGACCATCGGCATTCCGGTGGACGACGCGAGTCTCCCGCCAGGTATCGCCCGGAAGGACGTGAACATCCGCTACTACAACGAGAGCGCGAACGGGAACGCAGGTACGTGGGAAGTGCAGGACACGTCAGTTCGTAACGTCACGGTCGATGGCAAGAAGGACACCTACTGGGTGACGAACGTCACGCACTTCTCGACGTACGGTGCAGTCGTGGACGACGACGACGCGCCGACGCTCGACCGGAAGACGCTCGATGGCACCACCCTCGATTGGGGAACGTCCCACGCGAGCGTCGAGTTCAACTACAGCGACACCATCAGCGGTGTCAACACGAGCGCAGTCGAGGTGTACTTCGACGGCACCGAAGTCACCAGTGACTCGAAGACGAACGTCACCAGCGAGTTCGTGCGCTACAACGCGACTGGTCTTTCGAGTGGAACCTACACGGCGCGGGTAGAGGTCACCGACGAAGCGGGGAACGCGGTCAACTACACCTCGTCGTTCAGCGTCGAGACCGACGACGCATCACCGACCGTCCTCGGTACCGTTCCGGACGGCGAGATACCCGCCAGCGACGACCCCACCACGCTCACAGTGGACATCGCCGACGACGTTAGCGGTGTCGCCACGAGTGCAGTCCGCGTGCGATTCGACGGCGTGGACGTGACGGGCAACTCCTTCGTTTCGGACCGGCAGGTGTCCTACACCCCACCGGCCTCGCTGGCGAGCGGGAGCACACACACGCTAGAGGTGTTCCTCGAAGACGCCGCGGGTAACGGGGAGTGGCACACGTTCGAGTTCACAGTCGCGGAGAAATCTTCGGGCGGTTCTGGCGGCGGAGGTGGCGGCGGTGCTAACGTCCCGCCACCCTCGGTGCTGGTCGAAGTGACCGAACTTACGCAGGACCACGCAACTATCCGCATCGCAAGCGCCCGGTCGGGGTCACCCGCACGAGCGCAACTTCCCGACGGCTTTGGTGCTGGGACCGCGACGTTCGAGTCGCTCCGAGTCACGCCGAAGAGTTCCGAGGCACTGCCACGGTTCATCCTCGATGCGGAGACGGCGACGAGTCCGCCGGACAGTGTCACGGCGTTCGACGCTGCCAGCGAGTCACTCGGCTACGTGACCGTGACGCCGGAGTACATTGCTGACAAGGAAATAGACGAACTGCGCGTCCGATTCGCCGTCCCGACCGGCGAGACGGCCGCGCCGGAGAACGTCGCACTCTACCGGTACGACGCGGGTAGCTGGACGAAACTCGACACGACGTTCGTCGAGACGAGCGACGGTTCACACGTCTACCGAGCGGCGGCCAGTTCCACCGGGACGTACGCGGTGGGTCTCCAGACGCCGTCGTTCGAAGTTCGAGACGCGAGCCTCGACGCAACCTCGGTCGCGACGGGTGAGTCGGTGACCGTGTCCGCAACCGTCGAGAACGTCGGCGACGGAGCGGGGACGTACACCGCCGAACTCAACGTCGATGGGAACGTCGTCGCTACCAAGTCCGTCGAACTGGGAGTTGGCGAGACGACGACGGTCGAGTTCGACCGCGCGTTCGCCGCTGGCGAGCACGAAATCGTCGTCGGCGACACGAGTGCTGGCGCGCTCTCCGTCGCGGGTGAGACGAACACGACGACGGGTGATGACGACGAGAGTGCGGGCGAAGACGAATCGAACACCGGCGAGAACAACGGGTCCATCCCCGGCTTCGGCGTTCCCGTGACGCTCGGGGCACTCGTCGCGCTCGCACTGCTCGCCCGGCGTCGGTCGCCGTAA
- a CDS encoding TrmB family transcriptional regulator: MASLRDLGLSEYEARAYRSLLSTAPTTAKELSRVSDVPMGRIYDVLSSLETQNLARSQNASRPKKYVAVEPETALNRLLDDKLDELSEQAQQYEGIVEDLTDELDAAEPVEEQFWTAAVGPEESVDLLVERLDAADERIVMVAGRTSAQFDLGNVGELVAEHLETALDRGVEVSLLLAPDVVETLPDSVGERYTETLADHPRFTVRTAQGLQGTFNLIDGVEVCIEVANPLSPGETFAMIDLKDPEFTADVREEFAPRWEDAEALSVLEP, from the coding sequence ATGGCGAGTTTGCGAGACCTCGGTCTCTCTGAGTACGAAGCGCGCGCCTACCGGTCGCTACTGAGTACCGCGCCGACAACAGCCAAGGAGTTGTCTCGCGTCAGCGACGTACCGATGGGCCGCATCTACGACGTGCTGTCGAGCCTCGAAACGCAGAACTTAGCACGCTCGCAGAACGCGAGCAGACCCAAGAAGTACGTCGCGGTCGAACCCGAGACCGCGCTGAACCGACTACTGGACGACAAACTGGACGAACTGAGCGAGCAGGCACAACAGTACGAAGGTATCGTAGAGGACCTGACCGACGAGTTGGACGCCGCGGAACCGGTCGAAGAGCAGTTCTGGACCGCCGCGGTCGGTCCCGAGGAGTCCGTCGATTTGCTGGTCGAACGACTCGACGCCGCCGACGAACGCATCGTCATGGTCGCCGGTCGCACCTCCGCGCAGTTCGACCTCGGGAACGTCGGCGAACTCGTCGCCGAGCATCTGGAGACGGCGCTGGACCGCGGCGTCGAGGTGTCGCTTCTGCTCGCACCCGACGTGGTCGAGACGCTCCCGGACAGCGTCGGCGAACGCTACACCGAGACGCTCGCGGACCATCCGCGGTTCACCGTCAGAACCGCACAAGGCCTACAAGGCACCTTCAACCTCATCGACGGTGTCGAGGTCTGTATCGAAGTCGCGAATCCGCTGAGTCCCGGCGAGACGTTCGCCATGATAGACCTGAAAGACCCCGAGTTCACGGCGGACGTGCGCGAGGAGTTCGCGCCGCGTTGGGAGGACGCCGAGGCGCTGTCAGTCTTGGAACCGTAA